Proteins from a genomic interval of Hoplias malabaricus isolate fHopMal1 chromosome 13, fHopMal1.hap1, whole genome shotgun sequence:
- the slc25a23b gene encoding calcium-binding mitochondrial carrier protein SCaMC-3b, with product MGKAGARLPCGCVQAQCEESGAERQKRWAKLFQQLDLNKDGRIDMQELHSGLAAWGVARTDADEFVRVSDTNQDGQLDFEEFTQYLRTHEKELRLIFRSLDRNNDGQIDIGEIQQCLHSLGVEVSIEQASTILRSMDTDGTMTIDWNEWRDHFLFNPFHNMEDIAHYWKHSLMLDIGENLTVPDEFSERERRAGLVWRQLMAGAMAGAVSRTGTAPLDRLKVFLQVHGSGGLGLWTGLRGMVHEGGVRSLWRGNGINVLKIAPESAIKFMAYEQIKWLIRGCKDGGSLRVQERFIAGSLAGATAQTIIYPMEVLKTRLTLRKTGQYSGTLDCARQILKKEGIQAFYRGYVPNTLGIIPYAGIDLAVYETLKNAWLQRYCVGSADPGVLVLLGCGTVSSTCGQLASYPLALIRTRMQAQASTEGAPQLTMVGQFKHIVSHEGIQGLYRGIAPNFLKVIPAVSISYVVYEHMKKALGVGS from the exons ATGGGCAAGGCCGGGGCCCGGCTCCCCTGCGGGTGTGTCCAGGCTCAATGTGAGGAGAGCGGTGCTGAGAGACAGAAGCGTTGGGCTAAGCTTTTCCAGCAGCTTGACCTTAACAAAGATGGCAGGATCGATATGCAAGAACTTCACTCTGGACTTGCTGCATGGGGTGTCGCGCGCACTGATGCTGATGAG TTTGTGCGTGTGAGTGATACTAATCAAGATGGCCAGCTTGACTTTGAGGAGTTTACTCAGTATCTGCGCACTCACGAAAAAGAGCTCAGACTCATATTCCGAAGCCTGGATCGCAATAACGATG GTCAGATTGATATTGGGGAAATCCAGCAGTGTCTGCACAGTCTGGGCGTGGAGGTTTCCATTGAGCAGGCCTCCACCATACTGCGCAG TATGGACACAGATGGCACCATGACCATTGACTGGAATGAGTGGCGAGATCATTTCTTGTTCAATCCATTCCACAACATGGAGGATATCGCCCACTACTGGAAACATTCACTG ATGCTGGatattggcgaaaacctgactGTGCCAGATGAGTTTTCTGAGCGAGAGCGGCGAGCAGGGCTTGTGTGGAGGCAGCTGATGGCTGGGGCGATGGCTGGAGCTGTGTCCAGAACAGGAACTGCTCCCCTGGACAGACTTAAAGTTTTCCTTCAG GTGCATGGCTCTGGGGGACTTGGCCTTTGGACTGGACTGAGGGGAATGGTACATGAAGGCGGAGTCCGGTCTTTGTGGAGAGGAAATGGCATAAACGTGCTCAAAATTGCTCCAGAATCTGCCATTAAGTTCATGGCTTATGAACAG ATAAAATGGCTGATCCGTGGCTGTAAAGATGGTGGTAGTTTGAGGGTCCAGGAGAGGTTTATCGCTGGGTCACTTGCTGGGGCAACTGCTCAGACCATAATCTACCCCATGgag GTGCTGAAGACTCGTCTAACTCTAAGGAAGACTGGTCAGTATTCTGGGACCTTGGACTGTGCAAGACAGATTCTGAAGAAAGAGGGAATCCAGGCATTTTACAGAGGCTATGTACCAAATACACTTGGCATCATCCCATACGCAGGCATTGATCTGGCCGtctatgag ACCCTGAAGAATGCATGGCTCCAGCGATACTGTGTGGGTTCGGCGGATCCTGGTGTTTTGGTTCTACTCGGCTGCGGTACTGTGTCCAGCACCTGTGGTCAGTTGGCGAGTTACCCGCTCGCCCTCATCCGTACACGTATGCAGGCCCAGG CCTCCACTGAAGGAGCTCCTCAGCTGACAATGGTGGGTCAGTTTAAGCACATTGTGTCTCATGAGGGCATCCAAGGCCTTTACCGGGGCATCGCCCCCAACTTTCTCAAAGTCATTCCGGCTGTAAGCATCTCTTATGTGGTGTATGAGCACATGAAGAAAGCTCTGGGAGTAGGTTCATAG
- the znf207a gene encoding BUB3-interacting and GLEBS motif-containing protein ZNF207a has protein sequence MGRKKKKQMKPWCWYCNRDFDDEKILIQHQKAKHFKCHICHKKLYTGPGLAIHCMQVHKETIDGVPNAIPGRTDIELEIYGMEGIPEKDMEERRRVLEQKTQENQKKKQNQDDSDDDDDDDEAGPSFQQPATQPQTAYAPMTQPGMAPVPAPGMPPGSYTAMPPMMPGVPPMMPGMPPVMPGMPPGMMPMGGMMPPGPGMPPMIPGMPPGIPPPMGHRPGMNHLPQAPASTAPSMMPRAATPAATAAAPQPTVTKPLFPSAGQMGTRAPSTSSASSSVDTLSATSKPLSQAQQGVPGAAAGPSSSSSAAPKATFPAYSQPITPAANAGSTVAKPATPVTSKPATLTTTSATSKLIHPDEDISLEELRAQLPRYQCKIPSTGQAHISAPPVGPMGNVMNPQQPGVRHPMHGPYGAPPQAVPGFVPGGMPTYGQGPPIVPPYQGAPPRPPMAMRPPVMSQGGRY, from the exons ATGggaaggaaaaagaagaagcaGATGAAGCCATGGTGTTG GTACTGTAACAGAGATTTTGACGACGAAAAGATCCTCATTCAGCATCAGAAAGCAAAGCATTTCAAATGTCACATATGCCACAAAAAGCTCTATACTGGTCCAGGCCTTGCCATCCACTGTATGCAG gttcACAAAGAAACAATAGATGGTGTTCCTAATGCAATCCCTGGGAGAACAGACATTGAACTGGAAATTTATGGAATGGAGGGTATTCCAGAGAAAGACATGGAAGAAAGGAGACGTGTGCTAGAGCAGAAAACGCAAG AAAATCAGAAAAAGAAGCAGAACCAGGATGACTCGGATGACGATGACGATGACGATGAAGCAGGTCCCTCTTTCCAGCAGCCAGCAACACAACCACAGACAGCGTATGCCCCTATGACTCAGCCGGGTATGGCCCCAGTGCCAGCACCAGGGATGCCACCTGGCAGCTACACAG CAATGCCTCCAATGATGCCTGGTGTCCCTCCCATGATGCCAGGGATGCCCCCAGTCATGCCAGGAATGCCTCCAGG CATGATGCCTATGGGTGGGATGATGCCACCTGGACCAGGAATGCCTCCGATGATACCAGGGATGCCACCAG GCATCCCTCCTCCTATGGGCCATCGTCCAGGCATGAACCACCTGCCCCAGGCTCCAGCCTCCACAGCCCCCAGCATGATGCCCAGAGCAGCCACACCTGCAGCCACAGCAGCTGCCCCTCAGCCTACTGTTACCAAGCCCTTATTCCCTAGTGCTGGACAG ATGGGGACTCGAGCTCCCAGCACAAGCTCAGCCTCTTCCAGTGTGGACACTTTGTCAGCAACCTCTAAACCGCTGTCGCAA GCTCAGCAGGGTGTGCCTGGAGCGGCAGCAGgcccttcctcctcttcctctgctgCTCCTAAAGCCACATTCCCAGCCTACAGTCAACCCATAACCCCTGCTGCCAACGctggcagcacagtggccaaaCCCGCTACCCCCGTCACAAGTAAGCCTGCCACCCTCACCACCACCAGTGCAACCAGTAAGTTGATCCACCCTGATGAGGATATCTCTCTG GAGGAGCTGCGTGCTCAGCTCCCACGCTATCAGTGTAAAATCCCCAGCACGGGGCAAGCCCACATTAGTGCCCCTCCGGTTGGGCCAATGGGGAATGTGATGAACCCACAACAACCGGGAGTCAGACATCCAATGCATG gGCCATATGGTGCTCCACCACAGGCAGTACCTGGCTTCGTGCCGGGTGGTATGCCTACATACGGCCAAGGCCCTCCAATTGTACCACCTTACCAGGGAGCCCCGCCTCGGCCGCCCATGGCCATGAGACCCCCTGTAATGTCCCAGGGAGGCAGATATTGA